The Phyllostomus discolor isolate MPI-MPIP mPhyDis1 chromosome 9, mPhyDis1.pri.v3, whole genome shotgun sequence nucleotide sequence TCTCAGCGCACTGGAGGCGGCTCgcccttcccaccaccaccacgcaGGGTGGCCCGTGACTCACCCACAAGGGTACAGACAGACGCCCGCCCCCTTGGCTCAAGGAAGCACCAGCGTGGGGGGGTGCAATTCATGCTGCAGGTCCCTGGGGGATCGGGCAACTCCGCTCCAGCTGAGCTCAATCTCCACTCAGCTCCTTCCCAGCCCtgttctcctcctcccttcctgtgGCCAGTCTCCCTCAGTATTTTACAGACATCGGGATGAAccctgtctcaggctctgctctgGGCGGCCTGGCCCGAGACGGCACTTTTTAtgcaaatgcaaatgcaaatgtaCCTGTGCACACTTCTGCACTTGCGTGTGCCCACAGACAAGGAAATCTGGGAGGGCCTGGGAGAGACCACAAGCTGGAGGAAGagcattgatttttctttatcttttttttttaactggggaAGATAAAGGCATCTCAGACACAGGATATGAGAGACCTGCTTTAACAGTGGAAAATTAAAAGATGCTTTAGATGTAAacgtatttttttattaaatcagaGAAAGATACAAGGTTTGTGATATCTGTCAATCATATGCTACTTTTGAAGTACATTTTAATAGACTCATGGTCCGGTTTACTCCTCTGtacaagtattaaaaaaaaaaaactcaggtgTTTGAATAATCTTCTGTAAATTTTTATTAACTGGGGTTATGGGGAGGGTTTTATCAGAGCACATCCTGAACACATTAGGAAATTACAGACAGGCTTGAGATAAGTGTCAGACCGAACAGATGAAGCCAGCCCCCAGCCATCTGAGAAACATTAATAATGTAAGATCACAGGAGACCACATCTTTGTTAGGGACACTGAATTCAGGATTAAAACGGAGCCCGGGGCGCCCCCTTGTGTTGTAAGATAAACTTGCaacttcatttattatatttgttttcttttggaagcTGTAATCTTTGTCCTTGTCACggagcctcaaaaaaaaaaaacacacaatcgTTTTCCCAGATCAGTTCAAGCCCTCACCAGGCAGTCTTGCCCCCTCTCGTCAATAATGTTCAAGGGCCCTATTTGAGAAACGACTCTTATTCATCCCCTTTTTTCATCCCACATACATTCCATTCCAGGAAGTTGGCAACCTCCCAGTGCACAGCCCCTGTCCTCCCGCCTTGAAATGGGAACTTAAACGGATTTTACAGTCGTTCCTCTTCAAGCTGAGCAGATGAGCCCGTGTTTTTACTGCTAAGCTTAATTCCTTCCAGCAGCCATTTCTTTCCTGCCACTTACTTGCTCCTGCCATTTTCCGTAACTTAACCGGAATGcgttcctccaccccaccccccacccatcgGCTCGGCTGACCTGCCTAGTTAACCTGCTACACCACCCGTGCAATTATTTACCAGGAAAGGTCGGACCAGAGACGTAAATTATACACCTCAATAGACAACAGCTCAGGCTTAGTTTGCAGGCAGAATTTCATTCGATGGCCATCGGGGAGGGGAAATATACACGTGCTGAGGGTCTGGGGAGGACGGGGCGGGGAGGAGGCATCTCGGTGGCGGGAGGGCTTGGTGGGAACTGTGGCGATTTGTTTACTTGGATTTGCCAGCGGGTCCAATGGATACGGGGTCTGTTTGCACTTGAGCATCCAGCATCCGCTTTGGTCcctggagaaaaatacaaagcagtgTTTCCTAATGAAGAGCTGTCATATCAATCAGCAACGACTGCCGTTTATTTAGCACTTACCCTGTGCCGAGTGCTATGCTCGACAATCCCCCTCACTCGCCAGCGGTGGGTGAGACAACAGTCACCCAGCGGGCGCCCCAGCCTGGTCACGTACTTTCTGACCAGTGCCTGGTGACGAACTTTCTAGCACGTAATTTTCTGTGCAGTCTCAGACAACTACCTCGAGCTCCAGTtagtttctccatctttaaaatgggggcaATACACCTCACCGGGGTGAGAGGTTTGGAGAAAGAGTGAGTTCATGCTTGTATGGCACGTGGAGCAGCACCCGGGGTGAGGAGCCCCCCGCAATGACAGCCCACAGCGGCCACCCTGGCTAGTCACTTTCTGACCACACGGCCCTGCCTCATGCTCTTACAAAACCCACCACGAGCGAGACGGCATGATTTGTCTCTGGGGTCTCCCCACCCTAACGGAAGCCCTGAGGATcgcctgctgtcccctccctccctggtgtCTGGCAAAGGCCCGGCGCAGAGCAGTTATTAGCTGAATGTGGTCGAATAAATGCTACGAATCAAGGactattattactgttgttgttatcatttaacctttttctgtcattttacagaCAATAAAATTAACCCTGTTTTGCGCACAGTTCTATGACCTTAGACCCACATGTAAATAGTCTTGTAACCACCACCAAAACCAAAATGTGGAGCAGTTTGGTCACGCCCCAAACGCCCCAGACCCCTTCGTAGtcagccctgcccccatcccccaccctggcCACCGCAGGCTGTCCGCCCTCCCCAGGCTTCTTCCCCCCTCAGGGGGCCATAGCAACGCCATCACAGCGTCTGGCTTTGAGTCTAGCTCCTTTCCTGTCCGGTAGCGGGTCTGAGGTTCGCCGACCTTGCTGCGTGGTCAGGGGCACAGGCGCTGCCGGCCGTGTTTCACGGTCGGTGAATACAGTGCAGGGCGGTACAGTGTAATACGGGCAGCATATACGGTAACGGATACATGGAGTGCAGATAGTACACACAGGAAAGCTCATGTAGTACAGTACTAATGGTATAGAGGAGTGTAATATATGTAGATACTATacattacataataatataacatgatatataattatacattatacaacttatataatacataatatattatactATAGTGTTGTGTAGTATAATGTAGTATAGCATAGTATAATACAGGATAGTATACTGAATAGTatgtatctgtatctatctaGCTATATATAAATCCATATGGTGAATACAGCATAGCACATAGGAAGTATACTACAGTATAGCAGACCATAGTATATCTTATGTAGCGTAGGTAACATATATGGGTAGCATCATATAGTAGAGtatgtacaggggtgggcaaaagtaggttacagtCATCTGTACggagaataatacaataactaataaataatacaagaatactgTGTtgcacatacaactgtaaacctacttttgcccacccctgcatggTATATACAGCGTACAGTCTGGGCGGAGCAGTAGATTGTACTACGGGGAAGGGCATATGACCTAGTATACACACATACTGCCATGTAATATGCAGAAGAGCAGAGCACAGTATAGGCTGGGATAGCATCTACATAGTATAGTATGCGTGTATATATGTATACCGAGCCCCTACTGCACGTAATAACGTCGCGTTAGTCTGTGGGAACAAACATAAAGAGACCAGGACAGCGAGCCATGTTGAAAGGGAGGCCCGGGGCTGTGAGCTCTGGGCCTTTCTGGAACGCAGCCCTCCCCATGCTATACATACACCACCCAGCGCACTGGGGCCGGGCAGGCAGTGGTTCGACCAGGACTCTGGGCAAAACCCCAAACAAATATCAAACGAACAAGCACAGAGGCATGGCTGGCTGGGAGACGACTGAGAAAAGTATGGTTAGGGGTCACACTCCACAGGGAGCTCGAGCTGAGCAGGGAGACAAGCATTTCGACAAAACCACCCAAGGGTGATCAGTCTTCCTCCAGCGCCCCCTTCTGCGGGTCGCTGTCCCTCTTCGCCACTGCTGAGACACTGGAGGAGGGCCTGGCCCCCGAGGCCCTGGGGACTGGCTGCAGGCTAGGATTCTCCTTCCCAAGGAGCCTCCCGTTGTGACTGCGGACGCTATCTCATGCCGGGGCTCTACCACGTACTCAAGGGCACGGAGACCAGAGAGCCATACGATGCTGTCCATCGGAAAACTGGACTCTTGGGGTCTGACACCCCTCACTTCTAGCAGGATTTCTGGAGGTGCTGTTCTGAAGTCCAAACCTGGGCCAAAGGAACCCTCGCCCTCATCCTCCCCTGCCTGCTGGGTATTCGTGGAGCGGGGTAGTTATGGGTGCCCAGGTCTGTGTAGGGCGGGGTGCTCCACCTAACTCCCCTGACTTTATGGCAGCACCAAGGTGGACCCCGTTTGTTGGCCCCCCGCCAGGTGTCCGTGTCATCTCCTTGCCTTGCTCTCCTGGCTCAACCCACACTCCCCTGCGTCCTAGCTCTGATTTCACTCGTTTCTCCTCCTCGTTTATGCTTGGCCACCTTATCTTCTGAGCACTGACCCTTCACACGCTTCTCAGTGGCCAGGGTTTCCATTCTCCCAGATGTAATGGAACATTCCCTAGTGTCCCATTGTATTTCATCTATGCACCCATCCTGCTCATCCATCCATctctccttccatccatccatccaatcatctatccatccatccttccatccatccttccttccttccatccatccatccaatcatctatccatccatccttccatccatccatccatccatccatgcatccatccatctatccatccatctttcCATCCAActcatccatccttccttccttcccttccttccatctttccatccatccatccatccatccatccttccttccttctatccatccatgcatgcatccatccatccatgcatgcatgcatccatccatccatctttccttccttccttccttccaatccatccatctttccttccatccatccatccatccatccctcccatccatccatccatccatctgcccaGCAAACACAGAGCATCAGCTATGTCCTGGCCACAACACCGGGGAGGACAGCACACCTGCCCATGGCGGTGAGGTCACTACCCTCCCAGAGCCCCATCAGTCgtctggggcgggcgggggagcaGAGAACCAAACAGACAGAAATAGAGAACGCCAAGGTTGATTCATTGCTTCACGTCTGACCTGCACTCACCCCTGACGGGGCTTCCCTGCAGGGAAGGAACTCCGTCTTAGTCACCTCGGCGTACCCAGCCGCAGGGTCGCGCCTAGAGCACTTCCCCTGGCTTAAATTCTTCACGACCCTCCTTGGCTGCAGATAAACACCAATGCTTTTTGTCACCCCCGTCCCTGCCAACGTCTCCTcacccttgctctctccctcccagaCAGATGGACCTTCAGTGCTCTGCGGCCTCTCCAGCACCCCTGGGCACCTGCCGCCCCTCTGCCTAGGGCACATTCTACTTTCAGAGGCCCCTCTCAAGTCCAAGTCCAGGCCATGTCCTCACCCTCAGGCTCCTCTTACACACCTGCCTTCTTCTACCTCCTAGCTCTTCCCAGACTCAGCATCCCTGTACCATCGACCCTGCCCCGACTGTCACCTCCAGGCAGCAACACCTCTGTCCACCTTGCTCTCTGCACCTAtcgcagtgcctggcacacagcaagtgctcagtCAATATTGTTTGATAATGGTCTGGCCAGCCCCTAGCCAATGGCCCCCTCCCTGGAGGCGGGAGTCACACTCCCGGCCAGAGAACccagaaagaaatgcagaaaggTTCACCTACCAGGCCCTTGAAGAAGCCCCCGAGGGACTGCCGCCGCTTCTCGGGTCTCTTTGGGGGCTTGTCCCCATTCTGCAGCGCACTGGCCTCTGCCACGGCAGCCTCCGCACACGCACATGTGCACGGGGCCGGCTCTTTGGCCTCCTGCTTGTTGCTCCTCTGCTTGTTGGTCTCGGCCGGCGTCTTCTTGTCCTTGGAGGAGGCCTCTTTGCCCTTCTGGCTGGCTCCGGCCGGCTCGGGCTCCGCCGGCGCGACGGCCCTCTCCGAGGAGTCGGAGGTCTGTGGCAAGTGCAAACAAAATGCGGCTTAGGGGCTGCAAGACAACTCTCAACAGCGGGTGGATACACGTGTTAGAACAGAGGTGTTCAGTGTGGGGTGGTGTGTCTACGTTTTCGTGAGTCCTgggtgaaatgaaggaaaaaaaaacacgaaAAAGAAAAATGCTCGAATACTTCTTATGGTACAAGGCCACAGTAGgggatattatttattcattgaatcATTCGTTAATAACTTCATGCTTTCTTAGAGGGCATTCTTCCTCCTTCTGGTACTAGAACCCCGGTTTTCCTTGGGGAACCACTGTTCTCTCTCGTCTATTGCTGGAAATTTAGGGAAAGTGATTATTGTCGCCCTGGACAAGAGCACGTGACTCAGGCCTGGCCAGTCAGAACACTGCACGTGATCGGGCTGCTGTGGTTGGTTCAGGATGGCTAACAGATTAAAAACTGAGCTCTTCTCAGAGCTTTTCTAGAACAACCATGAGAGAGTTCTGCTCCTTTTCTGTTGGGCTTAAAGATAAAAGCCTGAAGCTTCCAGAGGCACTGCCATTTGCTGGAAAAAAATCTGCTCTATACGTTAGCTCACACAGAGGAAAGctgagagatgaagagagagagagagagggagccagCGTACTGATGGCATTGCATGTGCCCCTGGATCTATCTGCTCCTGAAGCCCACCATGCTTGCACCAGTTTTGAGAGGGTCTCTTCCTTGGCAACCACATGTGACTTTTTTCTTGGGGATAACTTTTCTTTATGTCTCCCTTGGTTTCTGGTGTGAATTCGTCCTTTTGCTTCATAAAACGGTGATAAAGATgattattgtcttatttttagttttgaactCACATCCTTTCAcgtcaaaatgaaaagtttacaGTCCTACTTGGTCCCTACAATTTGGAGGGATAAGGCTTTAAAATCCAAAATCCTAGAAAATGCTGGGCAAATTCCAGATAATGAAAAAATCTAGGAGGAAAGAAAAGCCCTTTTCCCACAATTTACTTGAACTGAAATGCccctgtgggggctgggcagaTAAAATAAAACCCTGACCGAGGCTAGGGATAAGAGTGATCCCATGGGAACCTTGTTCCCCCAGTTGTGAACCCAACACAGGGCCAAGGAGATATTTCTCTAGTTCAAGCAGTGCTGCCTTTGATGTTAGCGAGACAGTTTGGAGCGAGGGGACTGTGGTGAACTGAACGTCCCGGGCCCCGTCTAAACAGTTGCTCAAACCCAGCTGAGAGGGGCTGTGTGGGGCTCCAGCCCAGCGTTGTCAGGGCTGTTCTTGTCAGAGGAAACTTTAAATTGAAATTTGTCAGTGCAAAATGTGTCCGTTCTTAAATATTGACTTCTAATGTTTTAAAGCCGTATTCATGGTTTTAAGCAGCCGCCGCACAAGTACCCCTGTGGGCCACGTCTGACCTACTGGATACATGCTTATAGCCTCTGATTCATACAGTATGTGCTGTCTCCAGGTCCAGAAATCCTAGGACAAAGCGGCCGTTTCATTGAGAAGGCAGCAACCAGAGAACGGG carries:
- the BCAS1 gene encoding breast carcinoma-amplified sequence 1 isoform X2, which produces MRSEEVNSALQTVDLSAEGEASPEPTEGKLRREERRPPRASLMAFLRQMTSDSSERAVAPAEPEPAGASQKGKEASSKDKKTPAETNKQRSNKQEAKEPAPCTCACAEAAVAEASALQNGDKPPKRPEKRRQSLGGFFKGLGPKRMLDAQVQTDPVSIGPAGKSKCTRKCVFSKVQKKWPFPRIELLS
- the BCAS1 gene encoding breast carcinoma-amplified sequence 1 isoform X1 — encoded protein: MRSEEVNSALQTVDLSAEGEASPEPTEGKLRREERRPPRASLMAFLRQMSVKGDGGTTHSEEINGKDSSYQTSDSSERAVAPAEPEPAGASQKGKEASSKDKKTPAETNKQRSNKQEAKEPAPCTCACAEAAVAEASALQNGDKPPKRPEKRRQSLGGFFKGLGPKRMLDAQVQTDPVSIGPAGKSKCTRKCVFSKVQKKWPFPRIELLS